Proteins co-encoded in one Papaver somniferum cultivar HN1 chromosome 5, ASM357369v1, whole genome shotgun sequence genomic window:
- the LOC113281674 gene encoding tubulin alpha chain, giving the protein MRECISIHIGQAGIQVGNACWELYCLEHGIQPDGQMPSDKTVGGGDDAFNTFFSETGAGKHVPRAVFLDLEPTVIDEVRTGTYRQLFHPEQLISGKEDAANNFARGHYTIGKEIVDLCLDRIRKLADNCTGLQGFLVFHAVGGGTGSGLGSLLLERLSVDYGKKSKLGFTVYPSPQVSTSVVEPYNSVLSTHSLLEHTDVSVLLDNEAIYDICRRSLDIERPTYTNLNRLVSQVISSLTASLRFDGALNVDVTEFQTNLVPYPRIHFMLSSYAPVISAEKAYHEQLSVAEITNSAFEPSSMMAKCDPRHGKYMACCLMYRGDVVPKDVNAAVATIKTKRTIQFVDWCPTGFKCGINYQPPTVVPGGDLAKVQRAVCMISNSTSVAEVFSRIDHKFDLMYAKRAFVHWYVGEGMEEGEFSEAREDLAALEKDYEEVGAESAEGEDDEGDEY; this is encoded by the exons ATGAGAGAGTGCATTTCAATCCACATCGGTCAAGCTGGTATCCAAGTCGGTAACGCTTGTTGGGAACTTTACTGTCTTGAACATGGCATTCAG CCTGATGGACAAATGCCCAGTGACAAAACAGTTGGAGGCGGCGATGATGCTTTCAACACTTTTTTCAGTGAAACTGGTGCAGGCAAACATGTTCCTCGTGCTGTCTTCTTAGATCTTGAACCTACTGTTATTGATGAAGTTCGTACTGGAACTTATCGTCAATTGTTCCATCCTGAACAACTCATTAGCGGGAAGGAAGATGCTGCTAACAACTTCGCTAGAGGTCACTACACAA TTGGAAAAGAGATTGTAGATCTGTGTTTGGACAGGATCAGAAAGCTTGCTGATAACTGTACTGGTTTACAAGGCTTTCTTGTTTTCCATGCTGTTGGTGGTGGAACTGGATCTGGTCTTGGATCTCTATTGCTTGAGAGGCTTTCAGTTGATTACGGGAAGAAATCCAAACTTGGGTTTACTGTATACCCTTCACCTCAAGTTTCCACATCTGTTGTTGAACCTTACAACAGTGTTCTTTCAACTCATTCTCTATTGGAACACACTGATGTGTCCGTGCTGCTTGACAATGAAGCTATCTATGACATCTGCAGAAGGTCCCTTGACATTGAAAGACCTACTTACACCAACCTTAACAGGCTTGTTTCTCAG GTTATTTCATCTTTGACTGCATCACTTCGATTTGATGGAGCCTTGAATGTGGATGTGACAGAGTTCCAAACCAATTTGGTTCCATACCCACGTATCCATTTCATGCTTTCATCATATGCACCTGTTATCTCAGCTGAGAAGGCCTACCATGAGCAGCTTTCAGTTGCTGAAATCACCAACAGTGCATTTGAACCATCATCTATGATGGCTAAGTGTGATCCTCGTCATGGTAAATACATGGCTTGTTGTTTGATGTACAGAGGTGATGTTGTACCAAAGGATGTTAATGCTGCTGTTGCCACAATCAAGACTAAGAGAACCATTCAGTTTGTTGATTGGTGTCCTACTGGATTCAAGTGTGGTATTAACTACCAGCCACCAACTGTTGTTCCTGGTGGAGATTTGGCCAAGGTTCAGAGGGCTGTCTGTATGATTTCCAACTCTACAAGTGTTGCTGAAGTGTTCTCCAGAATTGATCACAAGTTTGATCTTATGTATGCCAAACGTGCCTTCGTCCATTGGTATGTTGGTGAGGGTATGGAAGAGGGAGAGTTTTCTGAAGCTCGTGAAGATTTGGCTGCTTTGGAGAAGGATTATGAGGAGGTTGGTGCTGAATCTGCTGaaggtgaagatgatgaaggcgATGAGTACTGA